The following DNA comes from Fibrobacter sp. UWH6.
GCCGCTGGCAGGTTCGTCGGGCTTTCCGTTCTTCTGCTTCTTGATGGCCTTCAGCTGTTCCAGGCGTTCCGCAAAAAGTTTTTCCTTTCCGATCTGCTTGGGCTTGTAAAGTTCCAGACCTTCCAGCTGCTTTGGCAGATGTTCCTGGGCCGAGTAGCCGCCGGGGGAGTCGTGGTCGTATTCATAACCGTTGCCATATCCCAGCTGTTTTCCCACGCGGGTCACGGAATTTCGGAATGCCCGCGGAACAGGTAACGTTCCCGTCTGGCGAATTACGTCATCCGCCGCAAAGCCCGCCACTTCGAGACTGTTGCTCTTGGGTGCCAGCGCCAGGTAGACTGCCAGTTCGTCCAATGCGATAAGGCCTTCGGGATTTCCCAGAAAGTCAAACGCTTCCCGCGCACTGGTTGCCAACAGCAAGGCGTTAGGATCTGCAAGGCCCACGTCTTCCATGCTCATGCGGATCATTCTGCGCAACAGGTACCGCGGATCCTCGCCACCCTGCAGCATTCGGTGCAGCCAGTAGATGGCCGCATCCGGGTCGCTTCCGCGAATGGACTTGTGCAGTGCAGAAATCAGGTTGTAATGTTCCTCGCCGCTCTTGTCGTAACGCAAGGGCTTCTTGTACTGGAATTCCTCCAGCAACTTTTCGTCGATCACCTTGCGGTCGCCCAGGTTTCCGCCAATCCATTCCAGCTGATTCAGCAGGAATCGGGCGTCCCCTTCGGACTGGGCGATCAACTTGTCGACCACCGCCTCGTCCACTTCCACATTTTTCAGCTGGAGTCCTCGAGGATGGTCGCGAAGGGCGCTAAAAATCAGGGTGCGCAAGTCTTCCTTGCTCAGGGGCGCAAAAAGAATCAGCTGGCAGCGGCTAAGCAAGGCTCCGTTCACTTCAAATCCCGGATTTTCCGTGGTGGCGCCTATGAGCGTCACGGTGCCGTCTTCCACGGCGCCCAGCAATGCGTCCTGCTGGCCCTTGTTAAAGCGGTGAATTTCGTCGATGAACAGGATCGTGTCGCTGAACATGGCCTTCAACTTCTTGGCTTCTGTCAGCACATCCTTTACTTCCTTCACGCCGCTAGAAACTGCGGAAAGGGCGATAAAGCGCTTGCGGGTCTGTTGCTGGATCACGTGGGCGAGGCTAGTCTTGCCGCAACCCGGCGGCCCCCAGAAAATCATGCTGGGAACCTTGTCATTTTCGAGACTCTTGCGCAGCAAACTCTGCTCGCCAAGAATCTTGTTCTGGCCCAGGAATTCATCCAGGTTCTGCGGGCGTAAACGTTCGGCTAAGGGCTGGTCCATCTAAAATGTTTCCTGCGGAATAATCCAGGATGTTTATTCAAAAAGTTTGACGAAGGATTCCGGCATATCCCTAGTAGGGCGCCCGTCTTTCAGAAGGCAGTGGACCGTAAAGCCGGTGGTACACAGCTTATTGTTCACGAACAGCTTGTAGTCCAGTCTAAAACGCAGCTTGTCCACCTGGACCGCAGAGGTCTCGATCTCTACGAATTCACCGTAGTGGGTGGCACTCTTGTACTGCACGCCCAGTTCCAGCACGGGGCAGGCGAAACCCTGCTTTTCCATTTCGGCATAGTCGGCGCCGCGGTCCCTAAAGAACTGGGTGCGGGCCTGCTCGAACCATACCGCATAAACGGAATGGTGTACGATACCCATCTGGTCGGTTTCGGCGTAACGGACTTCGATCCGTGTGCG
Coding sequences within:
- a CDS encoding replication-associated recombination protein A codes for the protein MDQPLAERLRPQNLDEFLGQNKILGEQSLLRKSLENDKVPSMIFWGPPGCGKTSLAHVIQQQTRKRFIALSAVSSGVKEVKDVLTEAKKLKAMFSDTILFIDEIHRFNKGQQDALLGAVEDGTVTLIGATTENPGFEVNGALLSRCQLILFAPLSKEDLRTLIFSALRDHPRGLQLKNVEVDEAVVDKLIAQSEGDARFLLNQLEWIGGNLGDRKVIDEKLLEEFQYKKPLRYDKSGEEHYNLISALHKSIRGSDPDAAIYWLHRMLQGGEDPRYLLRRMIRMSMEDVGLADPNALLLATSAREAFDFLGNPEGLIALDELAVYLALAPKSNSLEVAGFAADDVIRQTGTLPVPRAFRNSVTRVGKQLGYGNGYEYDHDSPGGYSAQEHLPKQLEGLELYKPKQIGKEKLFAERLEQLKAIKKQKNGKPDEPASGEKDVPAGEK
- a CDS encoding thioesterase family protein, which encodes MESSQERTRIEVRYAETDQMGIVHHSVYAVWFEQARTQFFRDRGADYAEMEKQGFACPVLELGVQYKSATHYGEFVEIETSAVQVDKLRFRLDYKLFVNNKLCTTGFTVHCLLKDGRPTRDMPESFVKLFE